One Nocardia sp. BMG111209 DNA segment encodes these proteins:
- a CDS encoding acyl-CoA dehydrogenase family protein, whose amino-acid sequence MTVDFRMGPAAAGLRDELRQLVADEVPQDFLGAFTDDPADLEIAQRFCRTLADRGLLCLAWPEEFGGAGASVWEQTVVREEMWAHHEPRGAQYMGVNWVGPTIMRHGSEEQQRKHLPPISRGEVIWCQGFSEPDAGSDLASLRTSARRDGDGWLVSGQKIWTSYASMAQWCFLLTRTSRGEKKQQGLTIFLVPMSAPGIEVRPIRSILGPHHLNEVFFDDVRVTAADVLGTVDDGWRVVQEVLAFERVGIARYARCERLLLAAPQVLGAQWAQLPEQLRGAWARMLVHCRRARLLAYRVLAVQSTGRVRPGDAAAYRIAVTKLDQDSAAVLTEIATCAVADDDGTRRFRRAVEDHWRYTNASTVASGSIEMQRILLARSLMAAS is encoded by the coding sequence ATGACAGTGGACTTCCGAATGGGTCCGGCCGCGGCCGGACTACGGGACGAGTTGCGGCAGTTGGTTGCCGACGAGGTGCCGCAGGACTTCCTCGGCGCCTTCACCGACGACCCCGCGGATCTCGAGATCGCCCAGCGGTTCTGCCGCACCCTCGCCGATCGGGGCCTGCTGTGCCTGGCCTGGCCCGAGGAGTTCGGCGGCGCCGGCGCCTCGGTCTGGGAGCAGACGGTGGTGCGCGAGGAGATGTGGGCGCATCACGAGCCGCGCGGCGCGCAGTACATGGGTGTGAACTGGGTCGGGCCGACGATCATGCGGCACGGTTCCGAGGAGCAGCAGCGCAAGCATCTGCCGCCGATCTCCCGTGGTGAGGTGATCTGGTGCCAGGGCTTCAGCGAGCCGGATGCCGGTTCGGATCTGGCGTCGCTGCGGACCTCGGCGCGTCGTGACGGTGACGGCTGGCTGGTGTCCGGGCAGAAGATCTGGACCTCCTACGCCTCGATGGCGCAGTGGTGTTTCCTGCTGACCCGCACCTCGCGCGGCGAGAAGAAGCAGCAGGGGCTCACCATCTTCCTGGTGCCGATGTCCGCGCCGGGCATCGAAGTACGGCCCATCCGAAGCATTCTCGGCCCGCATCACCTCAACGAGGTGTTCTTCGACGACGTTCGGGTCACCGCGGCCGATGTGCTCGGGACCGTCGACGACGGCTGGCGCGTGGTGCAGGAGGTGCTCGCGTTCGAGCGCGTCGGGATCGCCCGGTACGCGCGCTGCGAGCGACTGCTGCTCGCCGCGCCGCAGGTGCTCGGTGCGCAATGGGCCCAACTGCCCGAACAACTGCGCGGCGCGTGGGCCCGGATGCTGGTGCACTGCCGCCGGGCCCGGCTGCTGGCCTACCGCGTGCTGGCGGTCCAGAGCACCGGCCGGGTGCGGCCCGGTGATGCCGCCGCCTACCGGATCGCGGTCACCAAACTCGACCAGGACAGCGCCGCGGTGCTGACCGAGATCGCCACCTGTGCGGTGGCCGACGACGACGGGACCCGGCGGTTCCGCCGGGCCGTCGAAGACCACTGGCGCTACACCAACGCCTCCACCGTTGCCTCGGGAAGTATTGAAATGCAACGTATCCTGCTGGCCCGCTCCCTGATGGCGGCGTCGTGA
- a CDS encoding HPr family phosphocarrier protein produces MITRTAVVAAKTGLHARPAALFAKAAAESPVPVRISVGDKTPVAAGSLLQLMTLGVECGDTVTLHAEDGADEVLERLAGVLETDLDH; encoded by the coding sequence ATGATCACCCGCACCGCCGTGGTCGCGGCCAAGACCGGCCTGCACGCCCGTCCCGCCGCGCTGTTCGCCAAGGCCGCCGCCGAATCGCCGGTGCCGGTGCGGATTTCGGTCGGCGACAAGACGCCGGTGGCGGCCGGCAGTCTGCTGCAACTGATGACCCTCGGCGTCGAATGCGGCGATACGGTGACGCTGCACGCCGAGGACGGCGCCGACGAGGTGCTGGAGCGGCTGGCCGGAGTGCTGGAGACCGATCTTGACCACTGA
- a CDS encoding acyl-CoA dehydrogenase family protein, translating to MSSETATAADDLAAIRDELRTVARAVLAKADARGLDRQASARHGWSGLEIPEDLGGAGVTFAETAVVLEELGRAAAASEYLGTALGTAALTAATGAHRDELLAAVAAGDTSVTVALPGEDAEFTAAYRLRRDGERWILTGRAEFVPDALTADRVLLIAADPAGTPVLVHLPGATLARTAVPVVDESRSFGTIVADDLNVTDDALLRFPGDPHAAARSVHDRAALAVACDSLGIAEAMLAATVDYAKVREQFGRPIGSFQAVKHACADMFVHTAVARRLVGAAIAGDGAAIAMAAAYTCAAAVEVAGAAMQLHGGIGYTWESGIHRYLKRATLDRVLFGTPAAHRRRLAARYR from the coding sequence ATGAGCAGCGAAACAGCAACGGCGGCAGACGATCTCGCGGCGATCCGGGACGAGCTGCGCACGGTCGCCCGCGCGGTCCTGGCGAAAGCCGATGCGCGCGGGCTGGATCGGCAGGCATCGGCGCGGCACGGCTGGTCCGGGCTGGAGATCCCCGAGGACCTCGGCGGCGCGGGCGTCACCTTCGCCGAAACCGCGGTCGTGCTGGAGGAATTGGGTCGCGCCGCGGCCGCGAGCGAATATCTCGGCACCGCGCTCGGCACCGCCGCGCTCACCGCCGCCACCGGCGCGCACCGCGACGAACTGCTCGCGGCGGTCGCGGCCGGTGACACCTCGGTGACGGTGGCGCTACCCGGCGAGGACGCCGAATTCACCGCCGCTTACCGGCTCCGGCGCGACGGCGAGCGCTGGATCCTCACCGGCCGTGCGGAATTCGTGCCCGACGCGCTCACCGCCGACCGGGTACTGCTGATCGCCGCCGATCCGGCGGGCACACCGGTGCTCGTCCACCTGCCCGGCGCCACGCTCGCGCGCACCGCGGTACCGGTCGTCGACGAGTCGCGGTCGTTCGGCACGATCGTCGCCGACGACCTCAACGTCACCGACGACGCGCTGCTGCGATTCCCGGGCGATCCGCACGCCGCGGCGCGGTCCGTCCACGACCGCGCCGCCCTCGCCGTCGCCTGCGACAGCCTCGGCATCGCCGAGGCCATGCTCGCCGCGACCGTCGACTACGCGAAGGTACGCGAGCAGTTCGGCCGTCCGATCGGATCCTTCCAGGCCGTCAAGCACGCCTGCGCCGACATGTTCGTGCACACGGCCGTCGCGCGCCGCCTCGTCGGCGCCGCGATCGCCGGGGACGGCGCCGCGATCGCCATGGCCGCCGCCTACACCTGCGCCGCCGCCGTCGAGGTGGCCGGCGCCGCCATGCAGTTGCACGGCGGCATCGGCTACACGTGGGAGAGCGGAATCCACCGATATCTCAAGCGGGCCACGCTCGATCGCGTGCTGTTCGGCACTCCCGCCGCGCACCGTCGGCGGCTGGCCGCGCGATACCGCTGA
- a CDS encoding glucose PTS transporter subunit EIIB, with the protein MSKVDQILAGLGGTGNIVEVEGCITRLRVEVKDPRQVNQPALKSAGAHGVVVAGNAVQVVVGPTADALAEDINDLL; encoded by the coding sequence ATGTCCAAGGTCGACCAGATCCTCGCCGGCCTCGGCGGCACCGGCAACATCGTGGAGGTCGAGGGCTGTATCACCCGCCTGCGAGTGGAGGTCAAGGACCCGCGGCAGGTGAATCAGCCCGCCCTGAAATCCGCCGGGGCGCACGGCGTGGTGGTGGCCGGGAACGCGGTGCAGGTGGTGGTCGGCCCGACCGCCGACGCCCTCGCCGAAGACATCAACGATCTGCTGTGA
- a CDS encoding PTS glucose transporter subunit IIA has product MTTEVLAPLPGRALPLTEVPDPVFAAEMVGAGAAIEPADTDDPTTVTAPVAGTLVKLHPHAAVILADSGVGVLVHVGIDTVGKPELFTVHAAEGTRVAAGDPLITFSPNAVRREGHSAAVPVVVMDSAPGSARDAAAGPIAAGAVLFTA; this is encoded by the coding sequence GTGACCACCGAGGTCCTGGCGCCGCTGCCCGGCCGCGCCCTCCCGCTGACCGAGGTGCCCGATCCGGTGTTCGCCGCGGAGATGGTCGGCGCCGGGGCCGCGATCGAGCCCGCCGACACCGACGATCCCACCACCGTCACCGCGCCGGTCGCGGGCACCCTGGTGAAACTGCATCCGCACGCGGCGGTGATCCTCGCCGACTCCGGGGTCGGGGTGCTGGTGCACGTCGGCATCGACACCGTCGGCAAACCGGAACTGTTCACCGTGCACGCCGCCGAGGGCACCCGGGTGGCCGCCGGTGATCCGCTGATCACCTTCTCCCCCAATGCCGTTCGGCGCGAGGGCCACAGCGCCGCCGTCCCCGTCGTGGTGATGGACTCCGCGCCGGGCTCGGCCCGGGACGCCGCCGCCGGGCCGATCGCGGCGGGGGCGGTGCTGTTCACCGCCTGA
- a CDS encoding SDR family NAD(P)-dependent oxidoreductase, with the protein MDSDRMPVALRRFDLTGRVAIVTGASSGLGETLAETLAAAGARVALVARRYDRLAKLADRIDGLAIEADLLDAAAVTAVVPQVAERLGPPEILINAAGNIFSHERAEDEPLDAIRQTMDLNLIAPLLLAQNVFPHMVAAGRGSVVNVSSISGRVGVPGIPQASYAATKLGLSGLTAELAVQWARHHIRVNTVAPGFFRSEITDSLYDDERSAAWLRRNTPLPLEAGPEDIAGAVLWLCGDAARYVTGQTIVVDGGWTAR; encoded by the coding sequence ATGGATTCCGACCGGATGCCGGTGGCGCTGCGCCGGTTCGACCTGACCGGACGGGTGGCGATCGTCACCGGCGCCTCCTCCGGACTCGGCGAAACCCTCGCGGAGACACTGGCCGCCGCCGGTGCGCGGGTCGCGCTGGTGGCCCGCCGCTACGACCGGCTGGCGAAACTGGCCGACCGGATCGACGGTCTCGCGATCGAGGCCGACCTGCTCGACGCCGCCGCGGTCACCGCGGTGGTGCCGCAGGTGGCCGAGCGGCTCGGTCCGCCGGAGATCCTGATCAACGCCGCCGGCAACATCTTCAGCCACGAACGGGCCGAGGACGAACCGCTCGACGCGATCCGGCAGACCATGGATCTGAACCTGATCGCGCCGTTGCTGCTGGCGCAGAACGTATTTCCGCACATGGTGGCCGCCGGCCGGGGCTCGGTGGTGAACGTGTCCTCGATCAGCGGGCGGGTCGGGGTGCCCGGCATCCCGCAGGCCTCCTATGCCGCAACCAAACTCGGCCTGTCCGGACTGACCGCGGAGCTGGCCGTGCAATGGGCGCGGCACCACATCCGCGTGAACACGGTGGCCCCCGGCTTCTTCCGCAGCGAGATCACCGACAGTCTGTACGACGACGAACGATCCGCGGCGTGGCTGCGCCGCAACACCCCGCTGCCGCTGGAGGCCGGGCCGGAGGATATCGCCGGCGCGGTGCTGTGGTTGTGCGGTGACGCCGCCCGCTACGTGACCGGCCAGACCATCGTCGTCGACGGTGGATGGACGGCCCGCTAG
- a CDS encoding PTS transporter subunit EIIC has protein sequence MATAEPGARKRLDLSGLQKLGRSLMLPIATLPAAGLLLRLGQQDMLGRWTATQGVAAVLAGAGGALIDNLPLLFALGIAIGWAKKADGSTALAAVVGYLAFGGVLKAMSPVVLRGKTDAQGGQELVNFGVLGGIVMGLTAAILWQRYHRTTLPDYLGFFSGRRLVPILTAAAAVVLGVLLSYVYPAFHAALTWLGNTVSHNAVAGGGLFGLANRLLLPLGLHHILNSVVWFVIGDYHGAHGDISRFLAGDPDAGTFMTGFFPIMMFGLPAAALAIWRNARPEHRKAVGGIMLSAGLTSFVTGITEPLEFSFIFVAWPLLVLHALFTASSMALTNALGIHDGFTFSAGAIDYLLNFGKARRGWLLIPIGLGYAVLYYAVFGFIIRRWNLQTPGREPDEDQIEKENVAQ, from the coding sequence ATGGCCACTGCCGAACCCGGCGCCCGCAAGAGGCTCGACCTGTCCGGTTTGCAGAAGCTGGGCCGCAGCCTGATGCTGCCGATCGCCACGCTGCCCGCGGCCGGGCTGCTGCTGCGGCTCGGGCAACAGGACATGCTCGGCCGCTGGACGGCCACGCAGGGGGTGGCCGCCGTGCTGGCCGGGGCGGGTGGCGCGCTGATCGACAACCTGCCGCTGCTGTTCGCCCTCGGCATCGCGATCGGCTGGGCGAAGAAGGCCGACGGCTCCACCGCGCTGGCCGCGGTGGTCGGCTATCTGGCGTTCGGGGGCGTGCTGAAGGCGATGTCGCCGGTGGTGCTGCGCGGGAAGACCGACGCGCAGGGCGGACAGGAGTTGGTCAACTTCGGGGTGCTCGGCGGCATCGTGATGGGCCTGACCGCGGCAATCCTCTGGCAACGCTATCACCGCACCACGCTGCCGGACTATCTCGGCTTCTTCTCCGGCCGCCGCCTGGTGCCGATCCTCACCGCCGCCGCGGCCGTCGTGCTGGGGGTGCTGCTGTCGTACGTGTATCCGGCCTTCCACGCGGCGCTGACCTGGCTGGGAAATACGGTGTCGCACAACGCCGTCGCCGGTGGCGGCCTGTTCGGACTGGCCAACCGGCTGCTGCTGCCGCTGGGCCTGCACCACATCCTGAACTCGGTGGTGTGGTTCGTGATCGGCGACTATCACGGCGCCCACGGCGACATCTCCCGCTTCCTCGCCGGTGATCCGGACGCGGGCACCTTCATGACCGGCTTCTTCCCGATCATGATGTTCGGCCTGCCCGCGGCGGCCCTGGCGATCTGGCGCAACGCGCGGCCGGAACACCGGAAAGCGGTGGGCGGCATCATGCTTTCCGCGGGGCTGACCTCCTTCGTCACCGGTATCACCGAACCGCTGGAGTTCTCGTTCATCTTCGTGGCCTGGCCGCTGCTGGTGCTGCACGCGCTGTTCACGGCGTCCTCGATGGCGCTGACCAACGCGCTCGGCATCCACGACGGCTTCACCTTCTCCGCGGGGGCGATCGACTATCTGCTGAATTTCGGCAAGGCCCGGCGCGGTTGGTTGCTGATCCCGATCGGGCTGGGCTACGCGGTGCTCTACTACGCCGTCTTCGGCTTCATCATCCGGCGCTGGAATCTGCAGACCCCGGGCCGGGAACCCGACGAGGACCAGATCGAGAAGGAGAACGTCGCACAATGA
- a CDS encoding acyl-CoA dehydrogenase family protein, which produces MNIELADEALEYGTQVRRALEAAGGDELVRKAEAQPAERETIARVLGELGAWELTPRADAVELEAAAALCRSTGYWAAPYPVAERLSRPADLDVDGLVVIGDINPMAAIAGLDLRWAAVDLDGRRSRVTAVQPDVPPRNSAFVSPLRATPLDTGGAGDIALGLVLPCWTLLGMLDRAIDLARDHVAVRQQFGQALAQFQSVQFQLTDAEVERAGVEMLARYALWSIQEGNDQAVDDALALRLAAIEAADVVLRVSHQLHGALGFCDEATLSWLSRYSWPVRRLPLGRSATSDLLTRRLAGHGLPGLFSDPRGV; this is translated from the coding sequence GTGAACATCGAACTCGCCGACGAGGCACTGGAATACGGCACCCAGGTCCGCCGCGCCCTGGAGGCGGCCGGCGGCGACGAACTGGTCCGCAAGGCCGAAGCCCAACCGGCGGAACGCGAGACGATCGCCCGGGTGCTCGGCGAACTCGGCGCCTGGGAACTCACCCCCCGCGCGGACGCGGTCGAACTGGAGGCCGCCGCGGCGCTGTGCCGCAGCACCGGCTACTGGGCGGCCCCCTACCCGGTGGCCGAAAGGCTTTCCCGCCCGGCCGATCTCGACGTCGACGGGCTCGTGGTGATCGGCGACATCAATCCGATGGCCGCGATCGCCGGACTGGACCTGCGCTGGGCCGCGGTCGATCTCGACGGGCGCCGCAGCCGCGTGACCGCGGTGCAACCCGATGTGCCGCCGCGCAATTCGGCCTTCGTCTCCCCGCTGCGGGCCACCCCGCTGGACACCGGCGGCGCCGGTGACATCGCCCTGGGTCTGGTACTGCCGTGCTGGACGCTGCTCGGCATGCTCGACCGCGCCATCGATCTCGCCCGCGACCATGTCGCGGTGCGGCAGCAGTTCGGACAGGCCCTGGCGCAGTTCCAGTCGGTGCAGTTCCAGCTGACCGACGCCGAGGTCGAGCGCGCCGGCGTGGAAATGCTTGCCCGCTACGCCCTCTGGAGCATCCAGGAGGGCAACGACCAGGCCGTCGACGACGCGCTGGCGCTGCGACTCGCGGCGATCGAGGCCGCCGATGTGGTGCTGCGGGTGTCACATCAGTTGCACGGAGCCCTCGGCTTCTGCGACGAGGCGACGCTGTCGTGGTTGTCGCGCTACAGCTGGCCGGTGCGCCGGCTCCCGTTGGGCCGCTCCGCCACCTCGGATCTGCTCACCCGCCGGCTCGCCGGGCACGGCCTGCCCGGACTGTTCTCCGATCCCAGGGGGGTGTGA
- a CDS encoding enoyl-CoA hydratase/isomerase family protein, with the protein MKYDLPDELIVECEGAVRTVVLNRPGELNAVNERLHWGLANVWRQLAMDAEAKVVIVTGAGRAFSAGGDLDWITSFLEDPIARDESVREGAQIVEEMLRFPLPVIAAVNGAAVGLGCSVAVLSDVVLMSERGSLADPHVAVGLVAGDGGAALWPLLTPIMRSREFLFTGDRIDAVTAVQLGLASRVVPADELLGEARVLAGRLAGQPVEALRGTKRVVNMYLSQALAGPLQAGFAAEVVSMQSAEHRERLLALRQRTSSR; encoded by the coding sequence GTGAAGTATGACCTTCCCGATGAGTTGATCGTGGAGTGTGAGGGTGCGGTGCGGACGGTGGTTTTGAATCGTCCGGGTGAGTTGAATGCGGTGAACGAGCGGCTGCATTGGGGTTTGGCGAATGTGTGGCGGCAGTTGGCGATGGATGCCGAGGCGAAGGTGGTGATCGTCACCGGCGCGGGTCGGGCGTTCTCCGCTGGTGGTGATCTGGATTGGATCACGTCGTTTCTGGAGGATCCGATCGCGCGGGATGAGAGTGTGCGTGAGGGTGCGCAGATTGTGGAGGAGATGTTGCGGTTCCCGTTGCCGGTGATCGCGGCGGTCAATGGTGCGGCGGTGGGGTTGGGGTGCAGTGTGGCGGTGTTGAGTGATGTGGTGTTGATGTCGGAGCGGGGGTCGTTGGCGGATCCGCATGTGGCGGTGGGTTTGGTGGCTGGTGATGGTGGTGCGGCGTTGTGGCCGTTGCTGACGCCGATCATGCGGTCGCGGGAGTTCCTGTTCACCGGTGATCGGATCGATGCGGTGACGGCGGTGCAGCTGGGGCTGGCGTCGCGGGTGGTTCCTGCGGACGAGTTGCTGGGGGAGGCGCGGGTGTTGGCTGGTCGGTTGGCGGGGCAGCCGGTGGAGGCGTTGCGGGGGACGAAGCGGGTGGTGAACATGTATTTGTCGCAGGCGTTGGCGGGTCCGTTGCAGGCGGGGTTCGCGGCGGAGGTGGTGTCGATGCAGTCTGCCGAGCATCGGGAACGACTGCTGGCGTTGCGGCAGCGGACGAGTAGCCGATGA
- a CDS encoding amidohydrolase family protein, producing MSFSWFISVDDHLIEPARLWQERLPQRWRDTGPRIVREGKSEFWVYEDRQIVTTGLNAVAGKSREEFSPEPITYEDMRPGCYEPADRVADMNQGHVLSSMLFPSFPRYCGQVFHEAKDKELGLLCVQAWNDFILEEFAQAYPGRFIPMMIIPLWDPKAAAAEVERTAALGGKSIAFSENPTKLGLPSIHNGHWDPLFQACNDTGYVVSMHVGSSSNLIRTSEDMPTLAFMAYSAAANQAGTLLDWLFSGNFVKFPDLKIALSEGSIGWIPYFLERAEQVVDKQRFWASRFDIDMNASHERGEQKGSASFDLDTDIRRLFKDHVFGTFIEDQAGIRLLDIIGEDNVMLECDYPHSDSTWPDTIQLATKWLDHLPADVQHKIAVGNASRVYNFTPADASTITA from the coding sequence ATGTCGTTCAGCTGGTTCATTTCGGTCGACGACCACTTGATCGAGCCGGCCAGGCTGTGGCAGGAACGGTTGCCGCAGCGGTGGCGGGACACCGGTCCCCGCATCGTGCGCGAGGGCAAGTCGGAGTTCTGGGTCTACGAGGACCGGCAGATCGTCACCACCGGGCTGAACGCCGTCGCGGGCAAGTCGCGCGAGGAGTTCTCGCCCGAGCCGATCACCTACGAGGACATGCGGCCGGGTTGCTACGAGCCCGCCGATCGCGTGGCCGACATGAATCAGGGCCACGTCCTGTCGTCCATGTTGTTCCCGTCCTTCCCGCGCTACTGCGGCCAGGTCTTCCACGAGGCCAAGGACAAGGAACTCGGCCTGCTGTGCGTGCAGGCGTGGAACGACTTCATCCTGGAGGAGTTCGCCCAGGCGTACCCGGGCCGCTTCATCCCGATGATGATCATCCCGCTGTGGGATCCGAAGGCCGCCGCCGCCGAGGTCGAGCGCACCGCGGCGCTGGGCGGCAAGTCGATCGCCTTCTCGGAGAACCCGACCAAGCTGGGCCTGCCGTCGATCCACAACGGCCACTGGGATCCGCTGTTCCAGGCCTGCAACGACACCGGCTACGTGGTGTCGATGCACGTCGGTTCCTCCTCGAACCTGATCCGTACCTCCGAGGACATGCCGACGCTGGCCTTCATGGCGTACTCCGCGGCCGCGAATCAGGCCGGGACACTGCTGGATTGGCTGTTCAGCGGTAACTTCGTGAAGTTCCCGGACCTGAAGATCGCGCTGTCCGAGGGCTCGATCGGCTGGATCCCCTACTTCCTGGAGCGGGCCGAGCAGGTCGTCGACAAGCAGCGGTTCTGGGCCTCGCGGTTCGACATCGATATGAACGCCAGCCACGAGCGCGGCGAGCAGAAGGGTTCGGCGAGTTTCGATCTCGACACCGACATCCGCCGGTTGTTCAAGGATCACGTGTTCGGCACCTTCATCGAGGATCAGGCCGGCATCCGGCTGCTGGACATCATCGGCGAGGACAACGTGATGCTCGAATGCGATTACCCGCATTCGGATTCCACCTGGCCGGACACCATCCAGCTGGCCACCAAGTGGCTGGACCACCTGCCCGCCGACGTGCAGCACAAGATCGCCGTCGGCAACGCCTCGCGCGTCTACAACTTCACTCCGGCGGACGCCTCGACCATCACCGCCTGA
- a CDS encoding acyl-CoA dehydrogenase family protein gives MSSPVTGDFRAGVRDWCRSNVPSEWRSAQTGVPDTEFVAFQQDWFRTLRSGGFAVPHWPKEFGGGMSVPEQVVLYQELAAADAPRLVLAFVAIHHAASTLLAAGTEAQRRRHLPAILDGEIWCQGFSEPGAGSDLASLRTSARREGDEFVVSGQKLWASGAQHADWCLLLARTDPNVPKRKGISYFLMDMRSPGIDVRPIKQATGESHFCELFLDEVRIPVSQLIGAENTGWQVAQSTLGAERGLTMLELAERLGNAGFRWLVEECGRPRRDGGRPIDDAVVADRLAVFETEIAGLRLLCRDVVERHEAGTAGAADASVVKLFYSELLQRLTGFGAEIGGLAAQSVVGKPSSGGWESGAWVLDFVGSWEWTIPGGSSEIQRTIIGERGLGLPREPS, from the coding sequence ATGAGTAGCCCGGTGACCGGGGATTTCCGTGCGGGGGTGCGGGATTGGTGCCGGTCGAATGTACCGTCGGAATGGCGGTCGGCGCAGACCGGTGTCCCCGACACGGAATTCGTGGCGTTCCAACAGGACTGGTTCCGCACCCTGCGGTCCGGTGGGTTCGCGGTCCCGCACTGGCCGAAGGAGTTCGGTGGCGGTATGAGCGTCCCGGAACAGGTCGTGCTGTATCAGGAACTCGCCGCGGCCGACGCGCCGCGGTTGGTGCTGGCGTTCGTGGCGATTCATCATGCGGCGTCGACGTTGCTGGCGGCGGGGACGGAAGCGCAACGGCGGCGGCATCTTCCGGCGATCCTCGATGGTGAGATCTGGTGTCAGGGTTTCTCGGAGCCGGGTGCGGGGTCGGATTTGGCGTCGCTGCGGACCAGTGCGCGCCGTGAGGGTGACGAGTTCGTGGTGTCGGGGCAGAAGTTGTGGGCCAGTGGTGCGCAGCATGCGGATTGGTGTCTGTTGCTGGCGCGGACGGATCCAAATGTGCCGAAGCGGAAGGGGATCTCGTATTTCTTGATGGATATGCGGTCTCCGGGGATTGATGTGCGGCCGATCAAGCAGGCGACGGGGGAGTCGCATTTCTGTGAGTTGTTTCTCGATGAGGTGCGGATTCCGGTGTCGCAGTTGATCGGTGCGGAGAACACGGGGTGGCAGGTGGCGCAGTCCACGTTGGGTGCCGAGCGTGGTTTGACCATGCTGGAGTTGGCCGAACGGCTCGGTAATGCCGGGTTCCGGTGGCTGGTCGAGGAATGTGGCCGGCCGCGACGTGATGGTGGTCGTCCGATCGATGATGCGGTGGTGGCCGATCGGCTCGCGGTGTTCGAGACGGAGATCGCGGGTCTGCGGTTGTTGTGCCGGGATGTGGTGGAGCGGCACGAGGCGGGGACCGCGGGTGCGGCGGATGCGTCGGTGGTGAAGTTGTTCTACAGCGAGTTGTTGCAGCGGCTGACCGGTTTCGGTGCGGAGATCGGTGGGCTGGCCGCGCAGTCGGTGGTGGGTAAACCGTCCTCGGGCGGGTGGGAGTCCGGTGCGTGGGTGCTGGATTTCGTGGGGTCGTGGGAGTGGACCATTCCCGGTGGGAGCAGCGAGATCCAGCGGACCATCATCGGCGAACGCGGACTCGGCCTCCCCAGAGAACCGAGCTGA
- a CDS encoding Zn-dependent alcohol dehydrogenase, with amino-acid sequence MRTVVAYEVGRPLVLEDLPVPEVGPRDVLVRVTASGICHTDLTVIQGLSPLPLPIVPGHEGCGIVEEVGSEVRRVRVGDRVLASVSPACGHCWWCINGMSNHCELNPGVKAKKRFTLADGREAAAVCGCGTFAEAMVVDEASVVAVQTELPDEQLALLGCGVTTGLGAALNTAEVTPGSSVAVIGCGGVGQSVIQGARIAGAATIIAVDTMANRRAAAVAAGATHTVDPAEGDAVQQVRALTSGRGADFTFEVVGRPELITQSIDMARTSGTVTLVGMPAATDVLTLPAISTIFSGKRIRGSVVGGSQILRDFPRYIRLVEAGRLDLGSMITHRIKLDEINQGFDLLIRGEGVRTVVV; translated from the coding sequence GTGAGAACAGTCGTAGCCTACGAGGTCGGCCGGCCGCTCGTGCTCGAGGATCTGCCCGTCCCGGAGGTCGGGCCGCGCGACGTACTGGTACGAGTGACCGCCAGCGGCATCTGCCACACCGATCTCACCGTGATCCAGGGCCTGTCGCCGCTGCCGTTGCCGATCGTGCCGGGTCACGAGGGCTGCGGCATCGTCGAGGAGGTCGGCTCCGAGGTGCGCCGGGTGCGCGTCGGTGACCGGGTGCTCGCCTCGGTGTCCCCGGCCTGCGGGCACTGCTGGTGGTGCATCAACGGCATGTCCAACCATTGCGAGCTCAATCCGGGGGTGAAGGCCAAGAAGCGCTTCACCCTCGCCGATGGGCGCGAGGCCGCGGCCGTCTGCGGTTGCGGGACGTTCGCCGAGGCGATGGTGGTGGACGAGGCGTCGGTGGTCGCGGTGCAGACCGAACTGCCCGACGAGCAGCTGGCCCTGCTCGGTTGCGGCGTCACCACCGGGCTCGGCGCCGCGCTCAACACCGCGGAGGTCACCCCGGGATCCAGTGTCGCGGTGATCGGCTGCGGCGGTGTCGGCCAGTCGGTGATCCAGGGCGCCCGGATCGCCGGCGCCGCAACGATCATCGCCGTCGACACGATGGCGAACCGGCGAGCGGCCGCCGTGGCCGCCGGCGCCACCCACACCGTCGATCCCGCCGAGGGCGACGCGGTGCAGCAGGTGCGCGCGCTCACCTCCGGCCGGGGCGCCGACTTCACCTTCGAGGTGGTGGGCCGGCCCGAACTGATCACCCAGTCCATCGATATGGCACGCACCTCCGGCACCGTCACCCTGGTCGGCATGCCGGCGGCCACCGATGTACTCACGCTGCCGGCCATCTCGACGATCTTCTCCGGCAAGCGGATTCGCGGTTCGGTGGTCGGCGGATCGCAGATCCTGCGGGACTTCCCCCGCTACATCCGGCTGGTCGAGGCGGGCCGGTTGGATCTGGGATCGATGATCACCCACCGGATCAAGCTCGACGAGATCAACCAGGGCTTCGACCTGCTCATCCGCGGCGAGGGCGTCCGCACCGTGGTGGTCTAG